TTGTACTATGTTTATTAGCCTTGTTTTGAGTCATGTTTGATATAAATTCTGGGTTGACTCATATTTGACTTAGATTTTTAAAGATTATTAGTAAATTTCACATAGTCACATAGGCCATGCATCATTTAATTTGGAGCTATCTTTTGAGgatatttatgatttattttatggtaagtgaatgaaaaataaatcaatgtaATATATGATCGATAATATTCCAACATGGTTGGATAGATTCGGGCTAAGATTCGGGCTCAGATAGGCGATGTGCATTCCAAATCCCCCACGTGACCAGCATGCAATATGTCGTTTTGATATGCTTATTAACGGTCCACCAAATCCACATTAGATACGATAGAAATTTGAAGTATTACATCGTTAGATGTTACGGATGCAATAAGAAAGAAGCCACCATTTTTTGTGTGGGAGAAGGAAACGGTGGCGAGAAATAAGTGGGCAGCGAATCGCGATTCGTTAGGATCAAACTTTGGGCGCCTATAAAGACCAAGCGACCGCCTCCTGTCGTGCAGCAGCTCATCCATGGATGTCTTCTTCGAGACCTCCAATGGGAAGCACTTCTCCATCGAGATCGGCTTCTTCGATACCGTCCTCGAGATCAAGGAGAAGATCCAGAAGTACGAGGGCTTTCCCGTCTCCACCCAGAAGCTCGTGTTCAACGGGCAAGAGCTGGAGGATGACCGCGACACTGAGCACTACGATATCCTTCAGAACTCTCGCATCCATCTCGCCCTCTCAGACCAGGACTCCGCCCCGCCTCCCGCGAAGCTCGACGCCCACCCCCGCGTCAACGTCGTCGTGAACGTGACCGTGTCCAAGCGACAGTTGACGCTGGACGCCGACGCTACCGACACCGTGGGGCAGCTCAAGGCGAGGATTCACGACCTCGAAGGCATTCCCACCAGCAGGTTCATGCTGTTCCACGGCGGTGCCGAGCTGCAGGACCACCAGACGCTGGCCGACTGCGGGGTCGCCGACGACCCCGAGGTGAGCCTCGTGGTGAGGCCCTTCCCGCCGTCGCCGCCCTCGTCGTCGGCGCCGCTCCAGGGCTCCAAGAAGCTGCGGCTGATGGTGCTGCCCAAGTGCGGCACCAAGAAGGTGCCGGTGGACGTGAACGCGTCGGACAACGTGAGCGAGCTGAGGAAGGAGCTGCAGAGGTTGTACGGCGTCTTCAACTTCCATCTGCCGACCGACGGCTACTTCTTCATCTACAAGCAGAATGTGATGGACGAGGACAAGTCCTTCAGGTGGCACGACGTGAAGCAGGGCGACACCATCGAAATCTTCAACGGGAGCGTCACGGGCGGATCGTAATCCATGCGATTCCATCTCAAAGAAGGTATCGTTTGCCTCTTCCTGTGGCTTTCGGAATGTGTTGCAAGAGCATTAGACCCCCTGAGCGAGTAAGAATCCAAGCCTCCAGCATCACACCATCAATGGTTTTTCCTTGATGAAATGGACGGTAGGTAATGAATGTGCATATAGAGTTGCATGCGGAAATACGTACGAGTTCGATTAGAAGGCACTTCCTCTGTATTGTAGCAATAGTACCTCGATTTCTTCTTCCAGTTTTGCCGATCAAAAGATCGAAAGTATCGATTTTTCTCACGAGTTCGGAAGCCTAATCTCTAGGTTAGTAGTTACGAGCGGCCTCTTCTTCGAACGAGCTTTTGCTCGTTCCATGGTTTCATGTTTGTTTCTGTTGAGCTTTTCTTGTATTAAATGTTGCTTCTTGAAAGGCGCATGGAGTTTGCCATAAGCGAAAAAGGAgagtttttttttgtgtgtgtgtatggTTGATATGTTCAATCGTTCATGGATTTTGATTTTGAGACTTGTGATCGATTTGTTTTAGTTGTGTTATGGTCCGTTTTATGTCTTCAAGAAACATAGCgggaaaataaaaatagaaaactaGGGTTTTACGCTGGTTTTTGTTGAGGCTTTTATTGAATCTGGGGGCTTGGATTAGTTTACgattttttcttgaaatttgcgAGTGTTTCGTTGGTGGTTCATGCTGTGGGATCATCTGTAGATTAGGTATATTGTGATTATATATTCTGCTTATCTGTGCTTCTTGAAAGACATATAGAGTTTGCCTTGAGCGAAAAAGGAGAGTTCTTTGTTGTTGGTTGATTTTGTCAACCTGCTATTGCTGATGTTGCACTTTGTCGTGCCTGAGTCGTCCATGGATTTTGGTTTTGGGAGTTGGGATCGGCTCTTTTTAGTTCCTGTGTTGTTTGGCATAGTTATCCCTTCAAGAAATATAGCGGGGAATTGTACTTATGCCTGTATATCCCTGTATCGTAATACTGATAGCGGAAACCACACATTTATGTGTAAATAGAGAGTAAAATGAAAGAAGAAATTGTTCCTTCATTGAAAATTAGAGAGACAAGGCTTGAGGTAATGAGATGGCCCAGttttaattacttttttttttatccagAAAGCAGATTATATTAATTAAACTTGTAGGTCAGAGCACAAAAGGCATGCCAACTGAGAGGGCCACTCCCCTCTCCAAAAAGATGAAGCCTTAGTTAGCCTAGCCTTAATTACTTCAAATTGTAGTACAGGCTTATTTTTGTGCTTCAATGAGGATTCTGAATTGTATTCATAATCAACCAAAATCAGTTTGTGGCCTCTGGATTGGTACATCAAGAAATGGTCTGGATATTTTTTCTTGACTAGGGATAAAATGGGTTTAGCTTTGTAATTTGGTCTTTGTTAATTGTTCTGCATTAGTTTTTGTGTTTCCTTCTCTTTGTTCCTTTTTTAAGTTAGTTATCTAATTTTGATTTTGTTTTAGAATTAATTGAATTATGTTTAGGATTAGGTCAATGGTCAACCTCATTATAcatgcaaaaaaataaataaggtgTGAGGTTGGAAGAAAGAGGGCGGTAGGAGGCCATACAACAGGTTCAACATACCATGTTATGTATGTCCAATTTAGAAGAAAAGCCTCAAGTAATGATTGAGCTTCAGGCTTGGAATAAGCTGTCAGTTGTGAAATGTTATTTTATGACATGGCCACCAATTCAAGTTTCTTCCAGTGCCTTAATCCTGGATCCTTCTAGCCTCACTGGAGTGATTCTTAACTAGATTCTTGCTGACCTAGTTCCCACAAATTTGTTTGTGTTAATTCCTTTGAAATCCTTACTGTTCTACGCACATTCATAAAACCTATGAGGCATGCAAACATTTATCAGGAGTGCTAAgaagtgcaaaagttcttatataATGAATTCTTTGGTGTGCACAATACAATTTATGAATTTCCTTGTTTTCTCTTTTATGTTAGCTCAATTGTTGCAGTCTTTTTTCCCAGTTTGTTATCCACGGACATCCCATACCCCATTTCGTTACAGGGTGTGCATAGAAAACATACAATACACCAAACCAACCTGGATGATAACTGATAGGCAACTCTAAAATCATCAATGTGCTGAGAAGCTCAGAGCACAGATTAATGTGACTATGGATGAGAAAATTCAAAATCATTTGCTGATAAGGAAAAGTCAATATGACCACTATAACCATAAATATGGTTTTAtatctagacaactaaaaggtaATGTTGTAATGACAATAGGCTTGCTCCACCATGTTATATTCGAGTATGTGGTTTCATATAAACCTTGATTTTAGTTCCTTCACAGTTGGGATGTGGTTTGAGTGACAGTTTGTGCTGGTATCCGAGTCTGTTTTACCTCACACGTAGAATAAAGATTAAATTGCAAGAGTTGCAGATTGCAATGGGTGTGTGGTTGGCAAATGTACAGTTAGCATCAGAGATTGAAGAGAAGCGAGTTATGAATTACACTTTTAAATGCCAAACTGGTGAAGCCATTGAATTAGAAGATATAGATCAACAAGTAAGCTTCACATAACCATTTGCAAATGCCAAAAAGCTTGTGGATCATGGTGCCCTATGCTTTTTGGGTGGCACTGTATTGGGGTTTGTTTTACTGAATTTTGTTGCATGAAAGATCTCTGCGATGAAGCCAACTTTTCTTGGGTGGGTCAGGCTTTTCATCACTGATGctcaagaattttttttgttttaggtGTGAATGCTGCTAAGATGTTCATTTGAAGCACTTGCTTTCTTTGGGATGGACTAGGCTACATAATGTGATGTTTATTGTGCCCTTTGCTTGAAAGTTAGCTGAAGCTATCCTATTTAAGTCATAAAGTTCATTCTACGAAGCAATCATGAGAACtgaatttgtttctttttttgagaATATTTAGCTCAATAAAAATGAAGGTTATTAGATACATTCCATCTAGCTATTATGTGGCACTTGATCTTTTGGCACCTCATCAACTAATGACTTGTTACTTGAAAAGGAGGAAAATGAACATCAATTTTGTTGCTTTTCATTTGATTTGCACATTCAATTTCTTGCAAATTGTGATTAGCAATGTTTTGGCTTTAACCTTCTTCAGCTTTGAACTGATAAGAAAAGCACATCTCACTTGATGTCTTCAGTTCTCAAGAGTTCATGTCGGATGTAAACATTCAACTCCCTAGTGCTTTTGGTAAGTTGACTATACGATTTTTTCTGATTGAGAAATGGCTTGCCAATAAGATGTAAGCCTGAGCTCTTAATGTATTGCTTGCAGATCCCTTTGCTGAAGCAATTGTTGACGACTCAGGTGTTGGTTCAAAGGAGTATGTGCGTGTTTGAGTGCAGCGAATGGAAATGTCTAACTACTTTGCAGGGTTTATAGAAAGAGTTCAGCTACAACAAGATCTTGAAGGACCTAAAGAAAGAGCTCTATCGTAATGGTTCTGTTGTCCAGGATCCAGAGTTAGGCCAGGTACTTGTGTTCTTCTCTATAGTTTCTGCTTTTGATTCAGTTTTTTAATGAACATTTGATTAATTGCTGATTTGACATTTTTGTCAATTTTTTGTTGTGTATCTTATGCATTTGTATCGCATATTGTTTTGTAGGTTATTCAGCTCCAAGCTGATCAGCAGAAGAGTGTTCTTCTTTCCTAGTATAGTATATTGCATCTTCATTTCCGGACAATGATCATGTTTTTTTCTCAGTTTGGTGATATATTTTCTCTTTCTGTTTCTCTTGTTTAatccttttcttctctcttttctctttttctcatgTTAAGCCCAAAGAATGTATGCCATTGGGCAAGCTCCTTGTTGCTCGATGGACATTAGTTGCAAACGACAATTATGCCCACGACCACCATGATTTTCTTAACTGGCTGGTTCGGTATGATTTGATTGGTATTTGCTCGTCCGATTGTCAACCGGTACATGGACCATCCCAAATCAAGCAGTCCAATCTGgttgaaatatatataatattttttttggatgTTTTATTCTGAAAACATCCAAAATTGAGCAgcctcctccttcctccactgACCCTGATCTCCTTCTCTACCTTCGCCGCACATGTCTATTCCTCTCCTCCAATGTCTTCTCTACCTTGGTGAAGCAGAcggatgatgaaggaagaatggAGGAGGCCATAGGTGGGTCCCGACGGCGATGGTggcaaagaagagggagaagtgaGTGCAGGATGAATTGGTTCGGTTCATTTATATTGGTAGTTTAGTCAATTGATTTGGGTTTTTTTGGGTATTTGAGCAGATTTGTTTGCCCTTAAGTAAATTATGAAAAGCGGGGTGTTTCTAGGTAAGAACCTATAAAGTGAGGCTTTTCCGGAGAAATCACCATTTGTTTTCTTTTACCCAGGGTTCGACTGAACTGTTGTGAGGAGTCGGGAAGCTGAGGAGTCACAAGGAGGAGGACCAGCTCAAAAACCGATGAGCTGTTTGCATGATCGTGGCCTGCCACTGCCCATGTGTCTTTCACCTGCTCCAGTATGCCTTTGCCTCCTCCACtgccttcttttcctcctctttcttcttccccttcttcctcctcttcttcctcttcctttttaTTCCTCATTCctgttccttcttcctcttcctcctgctTGTTGCTCATTTTCTTGACCTTCACTCTATTAATCATACAGAGAAATTCAACTTGAAGCAAGGACTGCTAAAATTTTGAGGTACATATAATTTATGTAACTTTTATGTCACCTAAGTTGCTTGCTTGTTGCTTGGTCATGCAGATTTACCTGGACTATTAATATGGTAGTACAAGCATGGGTTCTGAGTGCCACCACTGGAAAACTGCTGCTTTATGGTTTTCTGATGACTGCTATATGTCAGCGTGAAGTCATATATTGTGAAGTTTGAGTCCATTGAGACTTTGTCAAGATACCTATATATCAATAAGAAGTCCACTTCCTATTGATACTGATGTTATTAGTGTCAAATGTAAGGAATGGGTGCTCATGCTTAGCTACAGTTGCTGGCCATGCACTTCACATGGCTGAGAAGTTTAGGAACTCTCTCAGTTTAACTGTCAAGCATATACTATGTGACACTCTTTCAGTCCTAGAGTTAGTGGGAAGATAATTATGTGTATGGCAATTTCAATGAATGGTTTATCAAATTTTTACTCATTAGAATTGCTCATTTTGTCGGAGTTAACTTACAAAATGATAAAACAAAAATCTACCAAGTATTCTGCTCTTGCAATTCTACAGGAACGATGATCAATTTTAGCATGAAATGTTATAAGATAATTCATACTTTCTCTCATCAATCTTAGAATTACTTGTTTGATTTTTGATACcagttttaaacattatattagTTGACTAAGAAAGATTTAAATTCAAACTGTATTATGTTTTAGATTTCAATATTAGCAAATCAATCAACTAAGATTTGGATAGATGTCTTATATACTTTGCTTTTGTTGAGATTTAAATGCACATAATTGTCTAAAATTCTACATTTTCTaagaagagtttttttttttttttttttttcattttttgaatattttagagGGTTTCCTTGAATTTATAGGCTGTGCAATCCATTTAGTAATTAGtatagtgtgtgtatatatactgaaaataataagtttaataaaaatattatta
This DNA window, taken from Musa acuminata AAA Group cultivar baxijiao chromosome BXJ3-7, Cavendish_Baxijiao_AAA, whole genome shotgun sequence, encodes the following:
- the LOC135643175 gene encoding ubiquitin-NEDD8-like protein RUB2, coding for MDVFFETSNGKHFSIEIGFFDTVLEIKEKIQKYEGFPVSTQKLVFNGQELEDDRDTEHYDILQNSRIHLALSDQDSAPPPAKLDAHPRVNVVVNVTVSKRQLTLDADATDTVGQLKARIHDLEGIPTSRFMLFHGGAELQDHQTLADCGVADDPEVSLVVRPFPPSPPSSSAPLQGSKKLRLMVLPKCGTKKVPVDVNASDNVSELRKELQRLYGVFNFHLPTDGYFFIYKQNVMDEDKSFRWHDVKQGDTIEIFNGSVTGGS